In Leptospira langatensis, a single window of DNA contains:
- the fliD gene encoding flagellar filament capping protein FliD — MPAFSIPGLSSGQDTNQIVKKLVELESKPIRRLERQNGYNQAQVKAWTDLKTLTTDLQNKTREIISFTAPFATKSIVSDPEGVITGDAARSASSGKRKIEVKELATFHQISGDPIDSERKIPAGSFKILSGENEKEIEFPGGTIRDLYLTIRTGAAGIVQPTMVKVDQDKTVLTLAASQSGKDNQLKFDDPNGILKAASLVGGMLPQDPPQVFPLPWEAGQTNAFQPEKYGMDATAKPVFIPANAEKKEPSKVKLSSKQAFQFHIDAKEGKKGARIEATLSEPLEEGETISLGVLYDQDEQDKVLLETAYHKEGKVRITLKSSMEGKKIHKVIVVNQTGKEKEFSQFRFVLPAEFNGAKPAKTIVEAKDASFTVDGIEVTRPKNEGLTDVLDGVLLNLNKKSEGPVTVDIKVDSAKGIKMVKEFIEAYNNVLKYSKDATAVNKESGTSDAKLDDPDITRSFWEGKGKTGILAGENSVIRLIAGMKNVTTSSFPALGTSEIRTLADVGISTGDVGSKWADIQEGYLALNEAKLTAKLAENPDAVRNLFAQDTNSDARMDTGVGVNLVEHLKPYTQYAGGLVTSKIKLLEEQVSDNNKKIKNFESHLLSYEKKLKEKFLYMEQGVGRNKAVGSYLSNNLRSQGGDDK; from the coding sequence ATGCCCGCATTCTCAATTCCGGGATTAAGTTCCGGCCAGGATACGAACCAGATCGTTAAGAAGCTTGTGGAATTGGAATCCAAGCCGATCCGCCGTTTGGAAAGGCAAAACGGATACAACCAGGCCCAAGTCAAGGCTTGGACCGATCTGAAGACCCTGACCACAGATCTCCAAAATAAGACCAGAGAAATCATATCATTTACAGCGCCGTTCGCGACCAAGTCCATCGTGTCCGATCCGGAAGGAGTGATCACGGGTGATGCCGCTCGTTCTGCGAGCAGTGGAAAGCGTAAGATAGAAGTCAAAGAACTCGCTACCTTTCACCAGATCTCGGGAGATCCCATCGATTCCGAGAGAAAGATCCCTGCCGGTAGTTTCAAGATCCTTTCCGGAGAGAATGAGAAGGAGATCGAATTCCCGGGCGGGACCATTCGAGATCTCTATCTCACCATTCGCACGGGTGCTGCCGGGATCGTTCAACCTACCATGGTGAAGGTAGACCAGGATAAAACCGTATTAACTCTCGCCGCTTCTCAATCGGGCAAAGACAATCAGTTGAAATTTGATGATCCGAATGGGATCTTAAAAGCGGCCTCCCTCGTTGGAGGGATGTTGCCTCAGGATCCTCCTCAAGTCTTTCCTCTTCCTTGGGAAGCCGGACAGACAAATGCATTCCAACCGGAAAAGTACGGAATGGATGCGACTGCAAAACCAGTCTTTATTCCGGCTAACGCAGAGAAGAAGGAGCCGTCCAAGGTAAAACTCAGCTCCAAGCAAGCCTTTCAGTTCCATATAGATGCAAAGGAAGGGAAGAAGGGAGCAAGGATAGAAGCCACTCTTTCCGAACCTTTGGAAGAAGGAGAAACGATCTCTCTCGGGGTACTATACGACCAAGACGAGCAAGACAAGGTATTGTTGGAGACCGCCTATCATAAGGAAGGAAAGGTCCGCATCACTCTCAAATCCTCTATGGAAGGAAAGAAGATCCATAAGGTGATCGTAGTCAATCAAACCGGAAAGGAGAAGGAATTCTCCCAATTCAGGTTCGTTCTTCCTGCAGAGTTCAACGGGGCGAAACCGGCAAAGACCATCGTAGAAGCCAAGGATGCTTCCTTTACGGTCGACGGGATAGAGGTTACTCGTCCTAAGAACGAAGGACTGACTGATGTTCTGGACGGAGTTCTTCTGAACCTGAACAAGAAGAGCGAAGGTCCCGTTACTGTGGATATCAAAGTGGATTCCGCGAAAGGGATCAAGATGGTCAAGGAATTCATAGAAGCATATAATAATGTACTAAAATACTCTAAGGATGCTACCGCAGTGAACAAGGAAAGCGGTACCTCCGACGCTAAGCTGGACGATCCGGATATCACTCGATCCTTCTGGGAAGGCAAGGGTAAAACAGGTATCCTTGCAGGGGAGAACTCGGTCATTCGGTTGATCGCAGGAATGAAGAATGTAACCACTTCTTCCTTTCCTGCATTGGGAACTTCCGAGATCAGGACTCTTGCGGATGTGGGAATTTCAACCGGAGACGTAGGAAGCAAATGGGCGGATATCCAAGAAGGATATCTCGCATTGAACGAGGCCAAGCTTACTGCAAAATTAGCGGAGAATCCGGATGCAGTGCGAAACCTATTCGCTCAGGATACAAACTCCGACGCTAGAATGGATACAGGTGTCGGAGTAAATCTGGTAGAACACTTAAAGCCTTATACTCAGTATGCAGGCGGCCTGGTCACGAGCAAGATCAAGCTATTGGAAGAACAAGTCTCCGATAACAATAAGAAAATTAAGAATTTCGAATCTCATTTGCTAAGCTACGAGAAGAAGCTTAAGGAAAAATTCCTGTATATGGAACAGGGAGTCGGAAGGAATAAGGCCGTTGGCTCTTATCTCAGTAATAACCTGAGAAGCCAAGGCGGAGACGACAAGTAA
- a CDS encoding adenylate/guanylate cyclase domain-containing protein: MRHFSLKTYSFLIIALISCGSIFSCVDSSHSSGRRFPTAKGGVLDLRDWDFEKDGIVELNGEWDFYWMQLVPPEKFWQEEVPKPAGLINIPGVWNGYELDGKHLPPIGYVTYRLTLLLPENSPDLAARIEDGQGSAYDVYWNGKKIARNGIVATSEAEERPEYLPQTSAVPRAKEVQVVVHISNHVHRNGGFQMPILLGDASEIFAARDRLRLTSAFLAGALLIMGLYHLGLFFYRKKDTETLWFSLICLTITMRVLLSGERFLGEAVRFVPWVILIKAEYLAFYLGVPIMALFVRRLFPNRFHKSGIIAILILSLSICLSVIILPPALFSHTLPFYQLLIATGGSYAIIVLIIASFKKEDGALLMLSGLVFFFASVINDFLFYLYHIGPGYLTPAGLFLLTFSNAAMLGRRVAKAFNTSEELSLHLEKKVIERTRELSEERDRTVEARNEAELQRAKSDRLLLNILPKTVAEELKEKGTVSPVYYDSATILFTDFVGFTKTAEEMLPADLVENLHSCFSKFDSVVSERGLEKLKTIGDSYMCAGGIPSANYSHAVDSCLAGLEFQNFMKQIAEDKAGKSLPFWELRVGIHTGPVTSGVIGSDKFAYDVWGDAVNTASRMESSGKAGFVNISGATYEIVKDFFVCEHRGKIQAKGKGEVDMYFVLSIHPSLSLNGEGKLPNEKFESLKGSLSGNR, from the coding sequence ATGCGCCATTTTTCCTTAAAAACCTATTCCTTTCTTATAATCGCTCTGATTTCCTGCGGATCCATTTTCTCCTGCGTGGATTCCTCTCACTCGTCCGGGCGTCGTTTCCCGACAGCAAAAGGCGGGGTCCTAGACCTGCGAGACTGGGATTTTGAGAAGGATGGGATCGTAGAACTCAATGGGGAATGGGACTTCTATTGGATGCAGCTCGTTCCCCCCGAAAAATTCTGGCAAGAAGAAGTGCCCAAGCCTGCGGGACTCATCAACATCCCCGGAGTTTGGAACGGTTACGAGCTGGACGGAAAACATTTGCCTCCGATCGGATACGTAACATATCGTCTAACGTTACTTTTACCGGAGAACTCTCCCGATCTAGCCGCTCGCATAGAGGATGGACAAGGCTCCGCCTACGATGTTTATTGGAACGGAAAGAAGATCGCGAGAAACGGGATCGTTGCTACCTCGGAAGCGGAGGAGAGGCCCGAATATCTCCCTCAAACGAGCGCTGTTCCCCGCGCTAAGGAGGTGCAGGTAGTCGTACATATTTCCAATCATGTTCACAGGAACGGCGGATTTCAAATGCCCATCCTTTTAGGAGACGCCTCAGAGATCTTCGCTGCGAGAGATAGATTGAGGTTAACGAGCGCATTTCTTGCAGGGGCCTTGCTCATCATGGGCTTGTACCACTTGGGGCTATTCTTTTACCGAAAGAAAGACACGGAAACACTTTGGTTCTCTCTCATTTGTCTTACGATCACAATGCGGGTACTTCTTAGTGGGGAAAGATTCTTGGGAGAAGCAGTGCGCTTTGTTCCATGGGTCATCCTGATTAAGGCGGAATATTTGGCCTTCTATTTGGGAGTGCCGATCATGGCTCTTTTCGTTCGCAGATTATTCCCCAATCGTTTCCATAAATCCGGGATCATTGCAATTCTAATCCTATCCTTGTCTATTTGCTTGTCCGTAATAATACTGCCTCCTGCCCTATTTTCGCATACTCTTCCTTTCTATCAGCTTTTGATCGCGACAGGCGGATCGTATGCGATCATCGTTCTGATCATAGCTTCCTTTAAAAAGGAAGACGGAGCATTGCTTATGCTATCAGGATTGGTATTCTTCTTTGCATCCGTTATCAACGACTTCCTATTCTATCTTTATCATATAGGTCCGGGATATCTCACTCCAGCCGGTCTATTCTTACTAACGTTCTCCAATGCAGCGATGCTTGGAAGAAGGGTCGCAAAAGCCTTCAATACGAGCGAAGAGCTATCGTTGCATTTGGAAAAAAAGGTCATCGAGAGAACGAGAGAACTATCGGAAGAAAGAGATCGTACTGTAGAAGCAAGAAACGAAGCCGAACTCCAAAGAGCGAAAAGCGATCGATTGCTTTTGAACATCCTTCCTAAGACTGTAGCAGAAGAATTGAAAGAAAAGGGAACGGTTTCACCTGTATACTACGACTCGGCAACCATCCTATTCACCGATTTTGTAGGATTCACTAAGACTGCGGAAGAAATGCTGCCCGCGGATCTAGTAGAGAATCTACACTCTTGCTTCTCTAAATTCGATTCCGTAGTTTCCGAGAGAGGATTGGAAAAACTGAAGACCATCGGAGACTCTTATATGTGCGCGGGAGGAATTCCGAGTGCAAACTATTCCCATGCTGTCGACAGTTGTCTAGCAGGTTTAGAATTTCAGAATTTTATGAAACAGATCGCAGAGGATAAGGCAGGCAAAAGTCTTCCCTTCTGGGAATTAAGAGTGGGAATTCATACCGGCCCGGTAACCTCGGGAGTCATAGGCTCCGATAAATTCGCCTACGATGTTTGGGGAGACGCGGTGAATACCGCCAGCAGAATGGAATCCTCGGGCAAGGCCGGCTTCGTAAATATCTCCGGTGCGACTTATGAGATCGTGAAAGACTTCTTTGTATGCGAGCACAGAGGAAAGATCCAAGCGAAAGGCAAGGGAGAAGTCGACATGTATTTCGTACTATCGATCCACCCTTCCCTTTCTTTAAATGGGGAAGGAAAATTACCGAACGAAAAATTCGAATCCTTAAAGGGATCCTTAAGCGGAAATCGTTAA
- a CDS encoding acyl-CoA dehydrogenase family protein encodes MLQNNYFSDVDDLQLHFEHIINWKEIIDSYENGFTDAAKYRAGDERFATAPSSYDEAKEYYKTLLESVGEFAGKEIAPYVADLDRVGVQFKDGKVVFPEKLLEIVRKARDAGLQPTGFSRKYGGLGVPWSVRAFFSEILYRVDASVCIAIGCVNLAEIVEKNGSEELKDAWLPRLAAGEFACAMGLTEPDHGSDLPGLRTRATHKEGNIYLLNGTKRFITQGCGTGEIPAILLLLARTGNPGSGARGLSFFLVQSKDIQIAGIEKKMGLHCSPTCEVVLENTPGILIGEEGHGLVKHTMGMLNGARMGISQQGVGIAQAALGEAKKYASERIQFGKPIGTIPAVRKILRRMERETMAMRCLMLEGARAMDLYYFRGEHLKEKGATDRDLKSDVVLKYWERLASILTPISKFYCSESCVKIAGDAVQVHGGAGFTEDYDVSRIYRDSRITTIYDGTSQIQVNASIGGITTGMSNHGFLREYIDNEWSHFPTEETKLLSDAWDIYQELMGIYRELPASEDKEETADEIVWATARLLSGLLFYRSTLRIPEELRAERLSHVDEYNLDSLGYMEGLRARLRIKAASIQAV; translated from the coding sequence ATGCTTCAAAACAATTACTTCAGCGATGTAGACGATCTACAACTTCATTTCGAACATATTATCAATTGGAAAGAGATCATAGACTCTTACGAAAACGGATTTACGGATGCGGCCAAATATAGGGCCGGAGACGAAAGGTTCGCAACGGCTCCTTCTTCTTATGATGAAGCGAAAGAATATTATAAAACTCTGTTAGAGTCAGTCGGAGAATTTGCCGGAAAAGAGATCGCTCCTTACGTAGCGGACCTCGATCGGGTAGGGGTCCAATTCAAGGATGGGAAGGTTGTCTTCCCTGAAAAACTCCTAGAGATCGTCCGAAAGGCGAGAGATGCGGGATTGCAACCCACCGGCTTCTCCCGGAAATACGGAGGCTTAGGGGTTCCTTGGTCGGTCAGGGCTTTCTTTAGTGAAATCTTATATAGAGTGGACGCTTCCGTTTGTATCGCGATCGGTTGCGTGAATTTGGCGGAGATCGTAGAAAAGAACGGAAGCGAGGAGTTGAAAGACGCTTGGCTTCCTAGATTGGCAGCGGGAGAATTTGCCTGCGCCATGGGGCTAACGGAGCCGGACCACGGTTCGGATCTTCCCGGGCTCAGGACAAGAGCGACCCATAAGGAAGGAAATATTTATCTTCTCAATGGGACCAAGAGATTCATCACCCAAGGTTGCGGCACAGGAGAGATCCCCGCTATTCTTCTGTTATTAGCTCGCACCGGAAATCCGGGAAGTGGAGCACGAGGACTCTCCTTCTTTTTGGTACAATCCAAAGATATCCAGATCGCCGGGATTGAGAAGAAGATGGGGCTCCATTGTTCTCCTACCTGCGAAGTGGTCTTAGAAAATACTCCGGGCATCCTCATCGGAGAAGAAGGTCACGGCCTAGTAAAACATACCATGGGGATGTTGAACGGAGCTAGGATGGGAATCTCTCAACAAGGAGTTGGGATCGCACAGGCTGCATTAGGCGAGGCCAAGAAATACGCTTCCGAAAGGATCCAATTCGGAAAACCTATAGGGACCATTCCTGCAGTCAGAAAAATACTTCGTAGAATGGAAAGGGAAACCATGGCAATGCGTTGCCTCATGTTAGAAGGCGCACGCGCAATGGATCTCTATTATTTTAGGGGAGAACATCTGAAAGAAAAGGGAGCCACGGACAGGGATCTGAAATCGGATGTGGTACTGAAATATTGGGAAAGACTAGCAAGCATTCTCACTCCTATTTCCAAATTCTATTGTTCAGAGAGTTGTGTGAAGATCGCTGGAGATGCGGTCCAAGTACATGGAGGCGCAGGCTTTACGGAAGATTACGATGTCTCTAGGATCTACAGGGATTCTAGGATCACAACCATCTATGACGGAACCTCTCAGATCCAAGTAAATGCGAGCATCGGTGGGATCACCACTGGAATGAGCAATCATGGTTTCTTAAGAGAATATATCGATAACGAATGGTCTCATTTCCCGACGGAAGAAACCAAACTCCTTTCGGATGCTTGGGATATTTACCAAGAGCTGATGGGAATTTATAGGGAATTGCCTGCTTCGGAAGATAAGGAAGAGACTGCGGACGAGATCGTTTGGGCCACAGCAAGACTACTTTCCGGACTTCTGTTCTATCGTTCTACTTTGAGAATTCCGGAAGAACTTAGAGCGGAAAGACTCTCTCATGTGGATGAGTATAATTTGGACAGCCTAGGATATATGGAAGGCCTAAGAGCTCGCTTGAGAATTAAAGCCGCTTCTATCCAAGCGGTTTGA
- a CDS encoding response regulator, with product METKTRQEAILCVDDEAIILITLQKELKKQMGDEYLYETAMSGNEALEIIDDLVSAGVSVILILSDWLMPGLKGDEFLVLVHQKYPNIRSILVTGHVDAEAADRVKREAGTYAVIPKPWDVKKLMDAVRVCCGK from the coding sequence TTGGAAACCAAGACTAGACAGGAAGCAATCTTATGCGTGGATGACGAAGCGATCATCCTGATCACCTTGCAAAAGGAATTAAAGAAGCAAATGGGCGACGAGTATCTATACGAGACTGCTATGAGCGGAAACGAAGCCTTAGAGATCATCGACGATTTAGTGAGTGCCGGAGTGAGCGTTATCTTGATCTTGTCCGATTGGCTGATGCCAGGGTTGAAAGGGGACGAGTTCCTAGTCCTTGTACATCAAAAGTATCCTAATATACGATCCATACTAGTCACCGGACATGTGGACGCAGAAGCAGCAGATCGAGTGAAGAGAGAAGCCGGGACATATGCTGTCATTCCTAAGCCTTGGGATGTCAAAAAGCTCATGGATGCAGTCAGAGTTTGTTGCGGTAAGTAA
- a CDS encoding ATP-binding protein produces MNLAIQRLEEIFASIPLPLMDIWGRFGYIVGIFLMVSAFGGFTFRAGGNWSFGRQRQIWDAPALLSVAFTFVLIFVTGYIGSFIVLVPGAQTFESLKDLSVFVCILLFGYPALIAVPFAYGLSDLIEGVPPNFLMDWILGYFINPSCFWVAYQLIGRNPDFRRIRTWFLYSIFVIIFMGIEPQLWGYICSDQFTPEISYRNITPALFFTTGITWIIAPFAVLIAYPLSRRYNLFWAEIPGHTQESILSYKEWYWENGKKGMEKLGRGWPVRMFLVAPFIFLVLVLVGSTAYLTLRSSELAADKLASRLHQEISENINLQLDDSISKSSSLDFEKIDKILHNTNIAKSGRAFIIDREGNEIASSLDAKGENLLVSESSDLVAKNAVQALISESKDLKMVKASFQFRFDVVTAKPVSRETWLAQITPYQDPSGEVQWIVITAMPASYYLEGVRLGNSESAKVFAIALLLSLLVAVFLAGVVTAPISRISEASQAMAEGDLTQRVPTSRLEELGTLSLSFNHMAEQLQDAFHKMKSIEGKLLERNQFIESILDITPDILYIYDLKERKNVYANNGIYRILGYSVDNVQEMDANVMPNLMHPDDLENYTKNVYPKYFSASDKDLIEFQYRLKHVNGEWVWLVSRALIYQREPDGTPRQVFGIANDITKSKQSEELILDLNANLERRIDLRTEELKKSNSDLIEALEYQKSIMKELKDTQDQLLLSEKLAALGQLAAGMTHELNTPLGAIVSSNRAILEILYTEIKEIPDLILNLDTEERANFKILLEESLKEISQSEILPNRALRKELSANLKEWNIPNHENVANLILEMGLHRLGNRLPELLRGRNSLKTLNAISSIASVVRLSNVISIATGKASYVVDALKHYLNPGERKIEENETFPIDVEAEIETILTLYQNKIKFGVEIVKRFETKEKCLGDANQLNQVWINLLNNGLQAINYEGKIEIAIEKIENWIVVSFIDFGSGIPKEIQGKIFDPFFTTKKPGEGIGIGLDISKKIVERIGGKIEFESRPGRTKFSVWLKSVNSEKGEPIGNQD; encoded by the coding sequence ATGAATCTGGCGATCCAAAGACTCGAAGAAATATTCGCATCCATCCCTTTGCCTCTTATGGATATCTGGGGAAGGTTCGGCTATATAGTCGGGATCTTTCTCATGGTGTCAGCCTTCGGGGGATTTACATTCCGTGCCGGAGGAAATTGGAGCTTCGGTCGCCAAAGACAGATTTGGGACGCGCCGGCGTTACTCAGCGTTGCTTTTACTTTCGTCCTGATCTTCGTTACCGGTTATATAGGTTCCTTCATCGTTTTGGTTCCGGGGGCACAGACCTTCGAATCGTTAAAAGATCTCTCGGTTTTTGTCTGTATTCTACTTTTCGGCTATCCCGCTCTTATAGCGGTCCCGTTTGCATACGGACTTTCGGACTTGATCGAAGGAGTTCCTCCGAATTTTCTCATGGACTGGATCCTGGGATATTTTATCAATCCGTCCTGTTTCTGGGTGGCCTACCAGCTCATAGGAAGGAATCCCGATTTCAGAAGGATACGGACCTGGTTCCTATATTCCATATTTGTGATTATCTTCATGGGAATAGAGCCTCAACTCTGGGGTTATATTTGCTCCGATCAGTTTACTCCCGAGATTTCCTATAGGAATATTACTCCGGCGCTTTTCTTTACCACTGGGATTACTTGGATCATCGCTCCGTTTGCGGTGCTCATCGCATATCCTTTATCAAGAAGATATAATCTGTTTTGGGCGGAGATCCCCGGTCATACCCAGGAATCCATTCTGAGCTATAAGGAATGGTATTGGGAGAACGGAAAGAAAGGCATGGAAAAACTGGGCAGGGGTTGGCCCGTACGCATGTTCCTGGTTGCTCCTTTCATTTTTCTTGTCTTGGTATTGGTAGGATCCACAGCTTACTTAACTCTTAGGAGTTCCGAACTCGCGGCGGATAAACTGGCTTCTCGTTTGCACCAGGAGATCTCGGAGAATATCAATCTTCAGTTGGATGATTCGATCTCTAAGTCTTCTAGTTTGGATTTCGAGAAGATCGATAAAATATTACATAATACGAATATTGCAAAGAGCGGTAGAGCCTTTATCATCGATAGAGAAGGGAATGAGATCGCTTCCTCTTTAGATGCAAAGGGAGAAAATCTTCTCGTCTCGGAGAGTTCGGACCTGGTGGCTAAGAATGCGGTGCAAGCTTTGATCTCCGAGTCCAAGGACTTGAAAATGGTCAAAGCCTCTTTTCAGTTTAGGTTTGATGTGGTGACTGCAAAGCCCGTATCCAGGGAGACTTGGTTAGCCCAGATTACTCCTTATCAGGATCCGAGCGGAGAAGTGCAATGGATCGTGATCACTGCAATGCCCGCTTCTTATTATCTAGAAGGAGTGAGACTTGGCAATAGCGAATCTGCAAAGGTATTTGCGATTGCGCTCCTTCTTTCCTTACTGGTAGCGGTCTTTCTTGCGGGAGTCGTTACCGCTCCCATCTCTAGGATCTCGGAAGCAAGCCAGGCAATGGCAGAAGGAGATCTAACGCAGAGAGTTCCTACTAGCCGCTTGGAGGAACTAGGAACTCTATCACTTTCTTTCAACCATATGGCGGAGCAATTGCAGGACGCTTTCCATAAAATGAAATCGATAGAAGGGAAACTTCTGGAGAGGAATCAATTTATCGAATCTATTTTGGATATCACTCCGGATATTCTATATATTTACGATCTGAAAGAGAGAAAGAACGTTTACGCTAATAACGGGATATACAGGATCTTGGGTTATTCCGTGGACAATGTCCAGGAAATGGATGCCAATGTTATGCCTAATTTAATGCATCCGGATGATTTGGAAAATTATACTAAGAACGTTTATCCTAAATATTTTTCCGCAAGTGATAAGGACCTGATCGAATTCCAGTACAGATTGAAGCATGTAAACGGGGAATGGGTTTGGTTGGTCTCCCGGGCCTTGATCTACCAAAGAGAACCCGATGGGACTCCTAGGCAGGTCTTCGGGATCGCGAATGATATTACAAAGAGCAAGCAGTCCGAAGAATTGATCCTGGATCTGAATGCGAATCTGGAAAGAAGGATAGACCTTAGAACGGAAGAATTAAAGAAATCGAATTCGGATCTGATAGAGGCGCTCGAATATCAGAAAAGTATTATGAAGGAGCTGAAGGATACCCAGGACCAACTCCTTCTATCCGAAAAATTGGCGGCCCTTGGCCAATTAGCGGCAGGAATGACTCACGAATTGAATACGCCTTTGGGTGCTATCGTTTCTTCCAATAGGGCGATCCTGGAGATCCTGTATACTGAGATCAAAGAGATCCCGGATCTGATCCTGAACCTGGATACCGAAGAAAGGGCAAATTTCAAGATCCTACTAGAAGAAAGTCTTAAGGAGATCTCCCAGTCGGAGATCCTTCCGAATCGCGCTTTGCGTAAGGAGCTGAGTGCTAATTTAAAAGAATGGAATATTCCGAACCATGAGAATGTAGCGAACTTGATCCTGGAAATGGGATTGCATCGACTCGGGAATCGTTTGCCGGAACTTTTAAGGGGAAGGAATTCCCTGAAGACTTTGAATGCGATCTCTTCTATCGCTTCCGTGGTGAGACTAAGCAATGTGATCTCCATCGCGACCGGAAAAGCATCCTATGTGGTGGATGCGCTCAAGCATTATCTCAATCCGGGAGAAAGAAAGATAGAGGAGAACGAAACTTTTCCGATCGATGTGGAAGCGGAGATCGAGACTATCTTGACCTTGTATCAAAATAAGATAAAGTTCGGTGTCGAGATCGTAAAGAGATTTGAAACCAAGGAAAAATGCCTAGGGGACGCGAATCAACTCAACCAGGTTTGGATCAATTTATTGAATAACGGACTGCAGGCGATTAACTACGAAGGCAAAATAGAGATTGCGATCGAAAAGATAGAGAATTGGATTGTCGTTTCCTTTATCGACTTTGGTTCAGGCATTCCTAAAGAGATACAAGGCAAGATCTTTGATCCGTTCTTCACCACGAAAAAACCGGGAGAAGGGATCGGTATCGGTTTGGATATTTCTAAAAAGATCGTAGAAAGGATAGGTGGAAAGATCGAATTTGAATCCCGACCGGGAAGAACTAAATTTAGCGTGTGGCTGAAATCCGTTAATAGTGAAAAAGGGGAGCCGATTGGAAACCAAGACTAG
- a CDS encoding LIC13259/LIC11441 family protein: MRNVFAYIATASVVSVTAPVTIETSELRLFQRLTVFHEQLLSSDEKRTNPKGLANLIREVKEKAQDARILYAKALTFAELLEKARSREDQEFLFAELSHTLKDRAPKFEFHAFYCPVTNKTWIAKGEKVRNPYLIDARESGTILN; the protein is encoded by the coding sequence ATGCGCAACGTATTCGCTTATATCGCCACTGCTTCCGTAGTATCCGTCACTGCACCTGTTACGATCGAAACATCAGAACTACGACTCTTCCAAAGACTAACAGTGTTTCACGAACAACTTCTTTCCAGCGACGAAAAGAGGACGAATCCGAAAGGGCTCGCAAACCTGATACGAGAAGTAAAAGAGAAGGCACAGGATGCAAGGATCCTATATGCAAAGGCCCTCACATTCGCTGAGCTCTTGGAAAAAGCAAGATCCAGAGAGGACCAGGAATTCTTGTTTGCTGAGTTAAGTCACACTCTCAAAGATAGAGCTCCCAAATTCGAATTTCACGCCTTTTACTGTCCAGTTACGAACAAGACTTGGATCGCAAAAGGAGAGAAAGTCCGAAATCCGTATCTCATAGACGCAAGAGAATCTGGCACCATATTAAATTGA